A stretch of Pseudolysobacter antarcticus DNA encodes these proteins:
- a CDS encoding N-acetylmuramoyl-L-alanine amidase, whose translation MPAIITIHDQPLPYESRLDERATASIDLIVIHCTELPDMATAREFGERVRYTSGTGNSGHYYVDVDGSIYRYVADRRIANHTVGYNSRSIGIELANVGRYPYWGDSRHQAFTVPYTEPQIESLLGLLRKLRNDHPGIRYIAGHEDLDLRLEPAVDDATIMLPRRQDPGPLFPWPRVIADIALERLHATPAP comes from the coding sequence ATGCCTGCCATCATCACGATCCACGACCAGCCACTGCCTTACGAATCGCGCCTCGACGAGCGCGCGACAGCGTCGATTGACCTCATCGTTATCCATTGCACCGAGCTGCCGGATATGGCTACCGCGCGCGAGTTCGGCGAGCGTGTGCGTTATACCAGCGGCACCGGCAACAGCGGGCACTATTACGTGGATGTCGATGGCAGCATTTATCGCTACGTCGCCGATAGACGCATCGCCAATCATACGGTTGGCTACAACTCGCGATCGATCGGGATCGAGCTGGCGAACGTCGGGCGCTATCCGTATTGGGGCGACAGCCGGCATCAGGCGTTCACCGTGCCGTACACCGAGCCGCAGATCGAATCGCTGCTCGGCCTGCTGCGCAAATTGCGTAACGATCATCCGGGCATTCGTTACATCGCCGGCCACGAAGATCTGGACCTGCGTCTCGAACCCGCGGTCGATGATGCGACGATCATGCTGCCGCGCCGGCAGGATCCCGGCCCGCTGTTCCCGTGGCCGCGCGTGATCGCCGATATCGCGCTTGAACGGCTGCATGCCACGCCGGCACCTTGA
- the rlmKL gene encoding bifunctional 23S rRNA (guanine(2069)-N(7))-methyltransferase RlmK/23S rRNA (guanine(2445)-N(2))-methyltransferase RlmL → MSQFFATCPKGLEYLLVDELKSLGADDAHESLSGVHFSGELELGYRACLWSRLASRILLRLAEFDVPDEAALYAGVGELDWSQHMDVEGTLAVDAVGSSETLRNTQYVAQRVKDAVVDQFRERTGQRPAVDQEQPSIRLNIALRRDRALLNLDLSGAPLHQRGWRRGTGIAPLKENLACAMLLRAGWPAIFAAGGGLVDPMCGSATLVIEAALMAGDVAPGLRRDYFGLRGWKQHDAALWKSLRDDAFTRADIGLKKLAPVFFGFDDDPSVLAEAKRNAQSAGVAGFVHLGRQSLTHLKRPHECEQPGLVICNPPYGERMGVDESLLDLYREIGLRLKSEFTGWKASVITSDDALARAIGLRAEKRYKLYNGALECVLLNFDLYATAAIEPREAKPLSPGAEMLRNRLQKNLKHLRKPLAREGITCYRAYDADLPEYAAAIDVFANHLHIQEYAPPASVPEATAQIRLREIVRVAAEVFALPRASIALKTRSRGKGGEKYGRMSERGEFIEVGEGGLRFLVNLNDYLDTGLFLDHRPLRARVRELARGKTFLNLFCYTGTVSVYAADGGASKTTSVDLSATYLDWAGRNFALNGFVGRDHALVQADGLSWLENDPALYDLIYVDPPTFSNSKRADDFDVQRDHVRLLKLCAARLAPGGLILFSNNYRRFKLDETELDGLDIKDISAQTIPLDFARHARIHRCWEIRHAS, encoded by the coding sequence ATGTCGCAATTTTTTGCTACCTGTCCGAAAGGGCTGGAATATCTGCTGGTCGATGAGCTCAAGTCGCTCGGTGCCGATGATGCGCACGAGTCGCTTTCCGGCGTGCATTTTTCCGGCGAACTGGAACTCGGTTATCGCGCGTGTTTGTGGTCGCGTCTGGCCAGTCGCATCCTGTTGCGTCTGGCCGAGTTCGATGTGCCCGACGAAGCCGCGTTGTACGCGGGCGTTGGCGAGCTGGATTGGTCGCAGCATATGGATGTCGAGGGCACGTTGGCCGTGGATGCAGTCGGCTCCAGCGAAACTTTGCGCAATACGCAATACGTCGCGCAACGCGTCAAGGACGCCGTGGTCGATCAGTTTCGCGAGCGCACCGGCCAGCGTCCGGCTGTGGATCAGGAACAGCCGTCTATACGGCTAAATATCGCGTTGCGTCGTGATCGTGCCTTGCTCAATCTCGATCTGTCCGGCGCGCCGTTGCATCAGCGCGGCTGGCGTCGCGGCACCGGCATCGCGCCGCTGAAAGAAAACCTCGCGTGCGCGATGTTGTTGCGCGCGGGCTGGCCGGCTATTTTCGCGGCAGGCGGCGGTCTGGTCGATCCGATGTGCGGTTCGGCGACGCTCGTGATCGAAGCGGCGCTGATGGCGGGCGATGTCGCGCCGGGTTTGCGCCGCGATTATTTCGGCCTGCGCGGCTGGAAACAGCACGATGCAGCATTGTGGAAATCCTTGCGCGACGATGCGTTTACCCGCGCCGATATCGGTCTGAAAAAACTCGCGCCGGTGTTCTTCGGTTTTGATGACGATCCGTCAGTACTGGCCGAAGCCAAGCGCAATGCGCAATCTGCCGGTGTCGCCGGGTTTGTGCATCTTGGGCGGCAATCGCTAACACATCTGAAGCGTCCGCATGAATGCGAGCAACCTGGTCTGGTGATCTGCAATCCGCCGTATGGCGAGCGCATGGGTGTGGACGAATCGTTGCTCGATCTGTATCGCGAAATTGGCTTACGCTTGAAATCTGAATTCACCGGCTGGAAGGCGAGTGTAATCACCTCGGACGATGCGCTGGCGCGGGCGATCGGCCTGCGCGCCGAAAAGCGCTACAAACTTTACAACGGTGCGCTCGAATGTGTGCTGCTCAATTTCGATCTTTACGCTACCGCAGCGATCGAACCACGCGAAGCCAAACCGCTGTCGCCCGGTGCGGAGATGTTGCGCAATCGGCTGCAGAAAAATCTCAAGCACCTGCGCAAGCCGCTCGCGCGCGAAGGCATCACATGTTATCGCGCCTACGATGCGGATCTGCCGGAATACGCTGCGGCGATCGATGTTTTCGCAAACCATCTGCACATCCAGGAATACGCGCCGCCGGCCAGCGTGCCGGAAGCAACTGCACAAATTCGTCTGCGCGAAATCGTGCGCGTCGCAGCGGAAGTGTTTGCCTTGCCGCGTGCATCGATCGCGCTGAAAACGCGCAGCCGCGGCAAGGGCGGTGAGAAATACGGACGCATGAGCGAGCGCGGCGAATTCATCGAAGTGGGCGAGGGCGGTCTGCGTTTTCTCGTCAACCTGAACGACTATCTCGATACCGGATTGTTCCTCGATCATCGCCCGTTGCGTGCGCGTGTGCGTGAACTCGCACGCGGTAAAACTTTCCTCAATCTGTTTTGCTACACCGGCACGGTCAGCGTGTATGCAGCCGACGGCGGTGCGAGCAAAACCACCAGCGTCGATCTGTCGGCGACGTATCTCGATTGGGCCGGAAGAAATTTCGCGCTGAACGGATTTGTCGGCCGCGATCATGCGCTGGTACAAGCCGATGGTTTGTCGTGGCTCGAAAATGATCCGGCGCTATACGATCTGATCTATGTCGATCCGCCGACGTTTTCGAACTCCAAACGCGCCGACGATTTTGATGTGCAACGCGATCATGTGCGTCTGCTCAAACTCTGCGCCGCACGTCTTGCGCCGGGCGGATTGATTTTGTTCTCGAACAATTACCGGCGCTTCAAACTCGACGAAACCGAACTTGATGGACTCGACATCAAGGACATCAGCGCGCAAACCATTCCGCTGGATTTCGCGCGCCACGCGCGTATTCATCGCTGCTGGGAAATCCGCCACGCATCGTAA
- the mfd gene encoding transcription-repair coupling factor, whose amino-acid sequence MKALLTPPLPSSSKHRSFWLPPQGSALALAIAETARKHDGLVVAVTRDTHAAHTLDDDLRVFAGELPVLHFPDWETLPYDLFPPHPEIVSQRIATLYQLPTTTRGVLVVPIGTLMQRLAPRSFITGFGLVLAVKQKLDLGIEQRRLESAGYRHVPQVSEPGDFAVRGALLDIFPMGSAEPYRVELFDDEIDSIRTFDPESQRSQEKVESVRLLPAREFPLTEESAKHFRNTLRERFPIDPRRCPVYQDLKEGATPAGIEYYLPLFFEKTETLFDYLGEKSLFVLNEGALDAATQFYAQAQARYDQRAHDIERPILPVPELYLPPENLRERLNQTLRVEIVEKGRNEHAVALATQPAPQLALARKGEIPGAELKAFLSAYPGRVLIATDSAGRREALLDTLAELSIKPAVVASWQEFLRSDARFAITVATLDDGLAINDPPLTVLTERQLYGERVQQQRRRKRVGRDPDAIIRDLADLAIGAPVVHADHGVGRYQGLLKLDVGGEGGEFLAIEYAKGDKLYVPVAQLHLVSRYSGAASELAPLHSLGGEQWAKAKRKAAEKVRDAAAELLALYAKREARPGYAFEFDRAMYAQFAATFPFEETPDQASAIEAVINDLIAPKSMDRVVCGDVGFGKTEVALRAAFVAAIAGKQVAVLVPTTLLAQQHYQNFRDRFADWPIRVEVLSRFKSKKEIEAEIRKLADGSLDVIIGTHRLLQADVKFKDLGLVIVDEEQRFGVRQKEALKKLRAEVDLLTLTATPIPRTLNMAMSGLRDLSIIATPPAHRMAVQTVISPTDPALMREAFQRELSRGGQVYYLHNEVESIEKAARELGELVPEARIRVAHGQMPERELEQVMLDFYRQRFNVLVCTTIIESGIDVPSANTIVINRADKFGLSQLHQLRGRVGRSHHRAFAYLMVPDRRSISGDAEKRLEAIASLEELGAGFTLATHDLEIRGAGELLGEEQSGEITEIGFSLYTELLDRAVRALKSGKVPDFDLTSEHDALVELHLAALIPDDYLPDVHTRLTLYKRIASAQDEDQLRELQVEMIDRFGLLPEQVKNLFGVAALKLAATRLGIRKLDVGATGGRVIFKPQPNVDPMTVIKLIQKMPKVYGLDGQDKLRIRLELPGTAERLRSARELLIALGANMAE is encoded by the coding sequence ATGAAAGCCTTATTGACTCCGCCGCTGCCGAGCAGCAGCAAACATCGCAGTTTCTGGTTGCCACCGCAGGGCTCGGCACTCGCTTTGGCGATCGCCGAAACCGCGCGCAAGCATGATGGTCTGGTGGTTGCGGTAACGCGCGATACCCACGCCGCGCACACGCTCGACGACGACTTGCGCGTATTCGCCGGCGAGTTGCCGGTGTTGCATTTTCCGGATTGGGAAACCCTGCCCTACGATCTGTTTCCGCCGCATCCGGAAATCGTTTCGCAGCGCATCGCCACGTTGTATCAATTGCCGACGACGACACGCGGCGTGTTGGTCGTGCCGATCGGCACCTTGATGCAACGCCTCGCGCCGCGCAGCTTCATCACCGGCTTCGGCCTGGTGCTGGCGGTGAAACAGAAACTCGATCTCGGCATCGAACAACGTCGCCTCGAAAGCGCAGGTTATAGGCATGTGCCGCAGGTTTCCGAGCCCGGCGATTTTGCCGTGCGCGGTGCACTGCTCGATATTTTCCCGATGGGCAGCGCCGAGCCGTATCGTGTCGAATTGTTCGATGACGAAATCGATTCGATCCGCACCTTCGATCCCGAATCGCAACGCTCGCAGGAAAAAGTCGAGTCGGTGCGCCTGCTGCCCGCGCGCGAATTTCCGCTCACCGAAGAATCGGCGAAACATTTCCGCAATACCTTGCGCGAACGTTTTCCGATCGACCCGCGCCGCTGCCCGGTGTATCAGGATCTGAAGGAAGGCGCGACACCCGCCGGCATCGAATATTACCTGCCGCTGTTTTTCGAGAAGACCGAAACCCTGTTCGATTATCTCGGCGAGAAATCGCTGTTCGTCTTGAACGAAGGCGCGCTCGATGCGGCAACGCAGTTCTACGCGCAGGCGCAGGCGCGTTACGACCAGCGCGCGCACGACATCGAACGCCCGATCCTGCCGGTGCCGGAACTGTATCTGCCGCCAGAGAATCTGCGCGAGCGCCTGAACCAGACCTTGCGTGTCGAGATCGTCGAGAAGGGGCGCAACGAGCACGCCGTCGCGCTCGCCACACAACCCGCACCGCAGCTCGCGCTCGCGCGCAAGGGCGAAATTCCGGGCGCAGAACTGAAAGCGTTTCTAAGCGCGTATCCAGGCCGCGTATTGATCGCTACCGATTCGGCAGGTCGTCGCGAAGCCCTGCTCGATACGCTGGCCGAACTTTCGATCAAACCCGCGGTAGTCGCGAGCTGGCAGGAATTCCTGCGCAGCGACGCGCGATTCGCGATCACGGTCGCCACGCTCGACGATGGCCTCGCGATCAACGATCCGCCGCTGACCGTGCTGACCGAACGGCAGTTATACGGCGAGCGCGTGCAGCAGCAGCGCCGACGTAAACGTGTCGGGCGCGATCCCGACGCGATCATCCGCGATCTGGCCGATCTCGCGATCGGTGCGCCGGTGGTGCACGCCGACCATGGTGTCGGTCGGTATCAAGGTTTGCTCAAGCTCGATGTCGGCGGCGAAGGCGGCGAATTTCTCGCGATCGAATACGCCAAGGGCGACAAGCTGTACGTGCCGGTGGCGCAGCTGCATCTGGTCAGTCGTTATTCCGGTGCCGCGTCGGAACTCGCGCCACTGCATTCGCTCGGCGGCGAACAATGGGCCAAAGCCAAGCGCAAGGCAGCGGAAAAAGTACGCGATGCCGCTGCCGAATTGCTCGCGCTGTACGCCAAGCGCGAGGCTCGTCCGGGTTATGCGTTCGAGTTCGATCGCGCCATGTACGCGCAATTTGCGGCGACCTTCCCGTTCGAGGAAACACCGGATCAGGCCAGCGCGATCGAAGCGGTGATCAACGATCTCATCGCGCCGAAATCGATGGATCGCGTGGTGTGCGGCGATGTCGGTTTTGGCAAGACTGAAGTCGCATTACGCGCCGCATTTGTCGCGGCGATTGCTGGCAAACAAGTTGCCGTGCTGGTGCCGACCACGTTGCTCGCGCAGCAGCATTACCAGAATTTCCGCGACCGCTTTGCCGACTGGCCGATCCGCGTCGAAGTGCTGTCGCGCTTCAAGTCGAAAAAGGAAATCGAGGCGGAAATCCGCAAGCTAGCCGATGGCAGTCTCGATGTAATTATCGGCACGCACCGATTGTTGCAGGCCGATGTGAAGTTCAAGGATCTCGGCCTCGTCATAGTTGATGAAGAACAACGTTTCGGCGTGCGCCAGAAAGAAGCGCTGAAAAAACTGCGCGCCGAAGTCGACCTGCTCACACTCACCGCCACGCCGATTCCGCGCACGCTCAACATGGCGATGAGCGGGCTGCGCGATCTGTCGATCATCGCCACACCGCCGGCGCATCGCATGGCCGTGCAGACTGTGATTTCGCCGACTGATCCAGCCTTGATGCGCGAGGCATTCCAACGCGAGCTGTCGCGTGGCGGCCAGGTTTATTATCTGCACAACGAAGTCGAGAGCATCGAAAAAGCTGCGCGCGAACTTGGCGAACTCGTGCCCGAAGCGCGCATCCGTGTTGCGCATGGACAGATGCCAGAACGCGAACTCGAACAGGTCATGCTCGATTTTTATCGTCAGCGTTTCAACGTGCTGGTGTGCACGACGATCATCGAATCCGGCATCGACGTGCCGAGCGCCAATACCATCGTGATCAATCGCGCCGACAAATTCGGGCTGTCGCAATTGCATCAGTTGCGCGGTCGCGTCGGGCGCTCGCATCATCGTGCGTTTGCGTATCTGATGGTGCCTGATCGACGCAGCATCAGCGGCGATGCGGAGAAGCGTCTCGAAGCGATCGCCTCGCTCGAAGAACTCGGCGCGGGTTTCACCTTGGCGACGCACGATCTCGAAATCCGCGGCGCTGGCGAATTGCTCGGCGAGGAACAAAGTGGCGAGATCACCGAGATCGGATTCTCGCTGTACACCGAATTGCTCGATCGCGCGGTGCGCGCATTGAAGTCCGGCAAGGTGCCGGATTTCGATCTGACCTCGGAACACGACGCCTTGGTCGAACTGCATCTGGCCGCGCTGATCCCGGACGACTATCTGCCCGATGTGCACACACGCCTGACCTTGTACAAACGCATCGCGAGTGCGCAGGACGAGGATCAACTGCGCGAGTTGCAAGTCGAGATGATCGATCGTTTTGGGCTACTGCCGGAGCAGGTGAAAAACCTGTTCGGCGTGGCCGCGCTGAAACTTGCGGCGACGCGTCTTGGCATCCGCAAACTCGATGTCGGCGCGACCGGTGGCCGCGTGATTTTCAAACCGCAACCGAATGTCGATCCGATGACCGTGATCAAACTGATCCAGAAAATGCCGAAGGTTTATGGGCTGGATGGGCAGGACAAATTGCGCATCAGACTTGAGCTACCGGGTACGGCTGAACGGTTGCGCAGCGCGCGTGAGTTGTTGATTGCGTTGGGCGCGAATATGGCGGAGTGA
- a CDS encoding rhodanese-related sulfurtransferase: MSALAKLTSADLQVATFYQFTALDSLSELRSCLQILGDQHGLRGTLLLADEGINATVSGSADGIAALREHLQNDPRFAALNWKQAAADDVPFQRWKVRIKREIVSFGLADLHPEQRTGIAVAPKDWDALIARDDIVLIDTRNDYEVAVGRFDGAIDPATRKFSDFPQFVEQQLRGRENQPIAMYCTGGIRCEKASAYLLQQGFGEVFQLHGGILNYLAEKPAAESRWQGECFVFDERVAVDHAQRGGRYVLCADCGIPLLLDAGTRCAACVDAVAKNS; this comes from the coding sequence ATGTCCGCATTAGCCAAACTTACGTCGGCTGACTTACAAGTCGCCACGTTTTACCAATTTACCGCGCTCGATTCATTGAGCGAATTACGTTCATGCCTGCAAATTCTGGGCGATCAGCACGGGTTGCGCGGCACGCTGCTGCTTGCCGACGAAGGCATCAATGCCACGGTCAGCGGCAGCGCTGATGGTATCGCTGCGCTGCGCGAACATCTGCAAAACGATCCACGTTTTGCTGCCTTGAACTGGAAGCAGGCCGCGGCCGATGATGTACCTTTCCAGCGCTGGAAAGTCCGCATCAAGCGCGAGATCGTGAGTTTCGGTTTGGCCGATCTGCATCCCGAACAACGCACCGGTATTGCCGTCGCGCCGAAGGATTGGGATGCGCTGATCGCACGCGACGATATCGTGCTGATCGATACGCGCAATGATTACGAGGTCGCAGTCGGGCGTTTTGACGGCGCGATCGATCCGGCCACGCGCAAGTTTTCCGACTTCCCGCAGTTCGTCGAGCAGCAGCTGCGGGGCCGCGAAAACCAGCCGATCGCGATGTATTGCACCGGCGGTATCCGCTGCGAAAAAGCCTCGGCGTATCTATTGCAGCAAGGCTTCGGCGAAGTGTTCCAGTTACACGGCGGCATCCTCAATTACCTCGCCGAAAAACCCGCCGCAGAAAGCCGCTGGCAGGGCGAATGTTTTGTCTTCGACGAACGTGTTGCCGTCGATCATGCGCAGCGTGGCGGACGTTATGTGCTGTGCGCTGATTGCGGCATACCGCTGCTGCTCGACGCCGGCACGCGCTGCGCTGCCTGTGTCGACGCAGTCGCTAAAAATTCCTGA
- a CDS encoding class I SAM-dependent methyltransferase, producing MSQRPAADKPAKPVATAGWTFFRQWLKNPLSIAALSPSGRQLAGRMMNELPSGAKRVVELGGGTGVFTRAMLEHGIEPHNLLVVELNEELYQYLHASFPEVNVVWGNACDLNAIASKAGMLSDGKIDAVISGLGLLSMPRVLQMNILGSAFEVLKQDGCFIQFTYGPKSPIPPDVLQELGVSVRRGGFAWRNLPPASVFVYSRNRSKGIQATRPVAKS from the coding sequence ATGAGTCAGCGCCCAGCAGCAGATAAACCAGCCAAACCTGTCGCCACGGCAGGATGGACATTTTTCCGGCAGTGGCTGAAGAATCCGTTGAGTATCGCGGCGTTGTCGCCAAGCGGACGCCAGCTCGCGGGTCGCATGATGAATGAGCTGCCGTCAGGCGCCAAACGTGTGGTCGAACTCGGCGGCGGCACCGGCGTATTTACCCGCGCCATGCTCGAACACGGCATCGAGCCGCACAACTTGCTGGTGGTCGAGCTCAACGAAGAACTGTATCAATATCTGCACGCGAGTTTCCCCGAGGTCAACGTGGTCTGGGGCAATGCCTGCGATCTGAATGCGATTGCGAGCAAGGCCGGCATGCTCAGCGATGGCAAGATCGATGCGGTGATCAGCGGACTCGGCCTGTTGTCGATGCCACGCGTTTTGCAGATGAATATTCTCGGTTCGGCCTTCGAGGTGCTGAAGCAGGACGGTTGTTTCATCCAGTTCACCTACGGCCCGAAATCACCGATTCCGCCGGATGTATTGCAAGAGCTCGGCGTGAGCGTGCGACGTGGTGGATTCGCGTGGCGCAATCTGCCGCCGGCATCGGTGTTTGTGTATTCGCGCAATCGGTCGAAGGGGATTCAGGCGACCAGGCCTGTGGCGAAAAGTTGA
- a CDS encoding alpha/beta hydrolase: protein MKGHVILSHGMESGPNATKVAALAEVAEQLGWRHTRPDYRDLDAAHDPALIGARIARLREHARDGERLVLAGSSMGAFISGFASIDLPCAGLFLMALPLRIPGYAPEFAAAAVPSVLLHGWDDELCPVDGVRAFAASRRDTLILVNDSHRLSAHVHAVAEQFRLFLLSLG, encoded by the coding sequence ATGAAAGGTCACGTGATTCTCTCGCACGGCATGGAGAGCGGCCCGAACGCGACCAAGGTGGCGGCGCTCGCGGAAGTTGCCGAACAACTCGGCTGGCGGCATACGCGGCCGGACTATCGCGATCTCGATGCAGCGCATGATCCCGCGCTGATCGGGGCTCGCATCGCACGCTTGCGCGAGCATGCACGCGACGGCGAACGGCTGGTGCTAGCCGGTTCGAGCATGGGCGCATTTATTTCCGGGTTTGCCTCGATCGATTTGCCTTGCGCCGGTTTGTTTTTGATGGCGTTGCCGCTGCGTATTCCGGGTTACGCGCCCGAGTTTGCCGCCGCCGCCGTGCCAAGCGTGTTGTTGCACGGCTGGGATGATGAGCTGTGCCCGGTCGATGGCGTGCGTGCGTTTGCGGCATCGCGTCGCGATACGCTGATTCTGGTCAACGACAGCCATCGACTCAGCGCGCATGTGCACGCCGTCGCCGAGCAATTCCGTTTATTTCTTCTGAGCCTGGGCTAG